A region of the Ornithinimicrobium ciconiae genome:
GAGCTGGTCTCGCTGCACCGGTTTGCCCCGGCGCACGAGCTGCCGGAAACCGCCCGCGCTGCTGCTGAGGTGATCAGCCTGCCGGTGCACCCGTCGCTGAGCCAGGAGGACCTGGAGCGGATCGCGACGGCTGTGAACACGGTCGTCGGAGCGGGGGCCTGATGAGTGAGGAGCTCGGTGCCATGAGTGGTGCGGACGTGACGGGTCAGGGTCCGGCGATCCCGGAGGGCCAGCCGATCCGGATGGGTCTGATCGGGCTGGGGGCGATGGGCCGCCACCATGCCCGGGTGATCCGTGAGGTCGAGGGCATGGAGCTGGTCGCCGTCGCCGACGCGAACGGCGACAAGCACGGTGTGGCCCGCGAGCTGAAGGTGCTGCCGGACGTCCAGTCCCTCATCGGGGCCGGGATCGACGCGGCGATGGTGGCGGTGCCGACCTATCTGCACGAGCAGGTCGGACTCGCTCTGGCTGCGGCCGGGGTGCACGCCATGATCGAGAAGCCGATCGCCGCGACCGTCGAGGAGGGGGAGCGCGTCGCCGCGGCCTTCGCGGACGCCAGCCTGGTGGGCTGTGTGGGCTTCGTGGAGCGGTGCAACCCGGCCCTGCTGGAGATGCGTCGCCGCATCGAGGCGGGGGAGCTGGGCGAGGTCTATCAGATCACCACCTCGCGGCAGGGTCCGTTCCCGGCGCGCATCGCCGACGTCGGCGTGGTCAAGGACCTGGCCACCCACGATGTGGACCTGACTTCCTGGATCGCCCAGTCGCCCTATGCGACGGTCAGTGCCCAGGTGACCCACCGCTCGGGCCGTGAGCACGAGGACATGGTGGTGGCCGCCGGGCGCCTGGCCAACGGCATCATCGTCAACCACGTCGTCAACTGGCTCTCCCCGCTGAAGGTGCGCGAGACCGTCGCGACAGGTGAGAAGGGCTCCTTCATCGCCAACACGCTCTCGGGCGACCTGACCTTCGTGGCCAACGGCGACGTCCGCTCGGACTGGGATCGGGTCACCGTCTTCCGGGGAGTCTCCGAGGGCGACTCGATCCGCTATGCCATCGCCAAGCGCGAGCCGCTGCGCGTGGAGCAGGAGAACTTCCGGGACCGCCTGTGGGGCAGGGAGTCTGAGGCGGTGAGTATGTCGGAGGGCGTGCACGCGCTCCGGGTCGTCGAGGCGATGCTCGAGTCCGCGAACTCAGGCACCACCGTCGCACTGTGAGCGACCCCCGGGGGCCTCGCGTCGCGCTCGTCTCACGGATCTTCGCCCCCGAGGCTGCCGCCGCGACCTTCCGACTGGCCGCGCTGGTGCGCGGGCTCGTCGCGCGCGGGGCCGAGGTCGAGGTCCTCACCGCGAGGGCTCCAGCCGGACTGCAGACCCCGGAGGAGGACCGCCTGCCCGGGGTGCGCGTGCGCCGCGCGCCGGTGCTGCGTGACGCCACCGGCTACGTGCGCGGCTACCTGCCCTACCTGTCCTTTGACCTGCCCGCTGCGGCGCGGCTGCTGCTCACCCCGCGTCCTGACGTGGTGGTCGTGGAGCCGCCCCCGACGACCGGTGCCGTCGTGCGGGTCGTGACGGGGCTGCGCTCCCTGGTCGGTGGGCGGATCCCTTACGTCTACTACGCCGCGGACGTGTGGTCGGACGCCTCGGAGTCCGTCGGGGCCCCCGGTGTGGTGGTCTCTGTGCTGCGTGCGCTGGAGAAGTTTGCGCTGCGCGGAGCCCGCGACGTCGTTGCCGTCTCCCAGGGGGTGGCGGAGCGGGTGCGTGAGCTGGGGGCCGATCCGGTCACCGTGGTGCGCAACGGGATCGACACCGAGGTCTTCACCCCGCACGGGCCGTCGCCGGCGGACGCCCCCACGGGACCGTTCCTGGTGTATGCCGGCACCGCCTCGGAGTGGCAGGGCGCCGAGGTCTTCGCCGAGGCGATGCGCCTGGTGCTCGCCCAGGTGCCCGGAGCCCGCCTGGTGATGCTCGGCCAGGGCAGCTCCTGGCCGGCGCTGACGCGGCTCGCTGGCACGGTGCCGCCAGGCACTATCGAGCTGCGGCCTCTGGTGCCACCGGAGGAGGCCGCGGCGTGGCAGCGTGCCGCAGCCGGGGCACTGGTGTCGATCAAGCCCGGGCTGGGCTATGACTTCGCCTATCCCACCAAGGTGCTCGCAGCGCTGGCCTGCGGCACGCCCGTGGTCTATGCGGGACCGGGCCCGGCCCGCGCCGACCTGAGCGAGCACGACCTCGGCGAGGCCGTCGACTATGACGTGCCCGCCGTCGCGGACGCCATGGTCCGCGCCCTGCTCGCACAGCCCACCGGCGCCGAGCGGGAGCGGCTGGCCGGGTGGGTCGTGGAGCACCGCTCCCTCGCCCGCACCGGGGCGGAGGCTGCCCAGGTGGTGCTGCGCCTCGCCGACTGAGGCGACCCGACCGCTGTCAGGAGCGAGCGGCATACTGCAGGCATGTTCGGGGCCAGGCGTCGCAGGCAGCGTGAGATGGAGCGTCGCCTGCGTGAGCTGGACTGGCTCGACCAGAACTATGGGCTGGGTTATCTGCCACCGGTGCCGCCTCCGCCACCGCGCAAGGACCCGTCCCGTCTGGCGGGCGCCATCGCACTGGTCATCGTGGCCGGCGTGACCACGTCGGCCGTCTTCGCGATGCAGCCGGGCATCTTTCCCGACCGGGTCCACGAGCTGCTCGGCACCTCCCCCGAGCGGCTCCTGCCGGCCCGGGACATCCCGAGCGGGCCCGGCGAGTTCAGCTTCATGGCCACGCAGCCGGAGAGCGACGATCCGGTGGGCTACGACCCGTGCCAGGTCATCGAGGTCGCCCTGAACGTCGAGGGCGCTCCGGAGGACGCGCAGCACCTCGTCGAGACGGCGATCGACAACACCAGCCAGGCCACCGGTCTGCGGTTTGAGTTCATCGGCACCACCGAGGACCGCGACTTCGAAAACATGGGCATGGACGACCCGGTGCTGGTCATGTGGTCCGACGAGGACGAGGCTCCGGACCTCGCTGAGGAGATCGCGGGTGTCGGCGGGAGCTATCGGGTGTCCCCGTTCGGCGGCGGCAAGCAGCGCTATGTCACCGGTTTTGTCATCCTGGACCGCGACGCCTACGACGACATGCGGTCCGGGGCGATGCGACAGGCCATCGTGGACCACGAGTTCGGGCACCTGGTCGGGCTGGGGCATGTCGACGACCCGCGCCAGCTGATGCATGAGCGTGGGGGATTCGTCACCGCGTATGGCGATGGGGACCTTGCCGGACTGGCCCAGTTGGGAGCGATTGACTGTCGATGAGTGCTGTCTGGGACCCGGGGCTCTATCTGCGCTATGCCGACGAGCGGGGCCGACCCTTCACTGACCTCGTCTCGCGCATCACCGGTGACGCCGACACGGTCGTCGACCTCGGGTGCGGGCCCGGGCAACTCACCCCTGTGCTGCGGGCGCGGTGGCCCGAGGCCCAGATCACCGGACTGGACTTCTCGGCGGAGATGATCGCCCAGGCACAGGAGCACAACAGCGACCCTCGTGCGACGTATGCCGTGGCGGACGCCGTGACCTGGCACCCCGACGGGCTGGTGGACGTGCTGGTGTCCAACGCGATGCTCCAGTGGATTCCGGACCACGCGGACCTGCTGCAGCCCTGGACCGAGCACATCGCTCCTGGCGGCACCCTCGCCTTCCAGGTCCCCGGCAACTTCGACGCCCCCAGCCACCAACTCCTGTGGGAGATCGCTGCGCGGCCGGCCTACGCGTCCTTCACGGCCGAGCTGGGCCCGAGAGCCGCGACCCGTGACCCTGCGGACTACCTGGGCCTGCTGAGCCGGCCAGGGTGGAGCGTCGACGCGTGGGAGACCACCTATCTGCACGTGCTGGCAGGCGACGACCCCGTCTTTGAGTGGATCTCTGGCACCGGCGCGCGACCGGTGCTGCAGGCCCTGCCCGCCGACGTGCGGTCACTGTTCGAGAGGGACTACAAGGCAGCCCTGCGGGCGGCCTATCCGCGACGGGACCACGGGACCGTGCTGCCCTTCCGCCGGATCTTCGTGGTGGCGCACAGGAGTGGTTTGTAAACTAGGCACTCCCACGGAGGGAGGGCGGAGCTGATGAGCACACCGACCGGAGCAGGCCCCGAACGGGAGACTGGGCATGTCGGGCGGGAGTCGGACGAGAGTCCGGTCACCGAGCAGGTCCAGCGTGTCCGGGAGGCGGAGCGGCGAGGTCAGGCGGGGGAGGCGCGGCCTCGGATGAATGTCCAGCAGATCCACTCGTGGGTCGACCTTGAGATCCAGCAGGCGCTGCGGCGCGGTGAGTTCGACAACCTGCCGGGCGCGGGGCAGCCGCTGAAAAACCTGGACCAGAACGACCCTGACTGGTGGCTCAAGGGACTCATTGAGCGGGAGAAGCTCGACCTGAGTGCGGCCCTGCCGACCGTCATGGCGCTGCGGCAGGAGCGCCGGAGCTTCCCAGAGTCGCTGGCCCGGATCTCCGATGAGGTGGCGGTGCGTGAGCGGCTGGCCGACTACAACGCCCGGGTCCTCGAGGATCGGCGCAAGCCAGTCGTCGGCCCCAACTCGCCCGCCGTCGCCGGACGGGTCGACGTGGACGAGATGGTGGCGCAGTGGCGCGAGCTGCGGGCGGATCGTGAGCGACGGATCTCCGAGATGGTGGAGCCTGCCGTCGACCCCGAGCGGGCCGCGGAGGACACCCGCACACGGTGGTCCCCGGGTGGTGTCATGGCTGGCGTCGCCGTGGTGCTGCTCCTCATGGCGCTGCTCTTGTGGGTCCTGCTCTGAACTGCGGAACACCTGATGCGTGATGTCTGATGCGTTAGAATGACGGCATGCGCACCACTGTTGACATTGATGACCGAGTCCTGGCAGTTGCCCGGAGTCGGGCCCGCACGCACCGGATCACCCTGGGCCGGGCCATCTCAGAGTTGGCGCTGAAGGGTTACGAGGCGCAGGAGGCCGAAGTGGCGCTCGGTGGCGACGACTTCCCGATGCTTCCTGAGGTCGATGGCCACGTCATCACCGACGACATGGTCGAGCGGGCACTGGCGGACGATGCCTGACCAGCCGGGCGAGCTGTTCGAACTGCCGGATGTCAACGTCCTGGTGGCGCTGACGAACCCGTCCCACCAGCACCACGGCGCCGCCCACAGCTGGCTCTCACGGGTCGAGCGGTTCGCCACTACCCCCATCACTGAGAGTGGCCTGGTCAGGCTCCTGCTGAACCGCTCGGTGACCGGGCAGGAAGTCACCGGACGACAGGCTGTTGACCTCCTGCACAGACTGCGTGCCCATCAGCGAACGACCTTCCTCCCGGACGACTCGACCCTGGCTTCGGCCGTCATCGACCTCGCGGGACTCGGGGGTCACACACAGACAACTGACTTCCACCTGGTCAACCTCGCAGCCGCCCACGGTGGCGTGCTGACCACCTTCGACGGTCGACTTCCGAAGCAGCTCACCGGGCAGGACCAGCGCCACGTCCGCGTCCTCTAAGCGGGCCACTGGTCTACCCCGACGACGCTTCCTGGCGGGCGCAGCTCACCAGTGACGAGATGTAGGTTGGTCGAGTGGACGCACGGTGGACCGGAACCATCGCACTCGGCGTGCTGCTGCTGGCAGCATGCACCTCCGCCCCGGGTGGCGCCGGGAATCCGGACCCCACCACGGACGCTCCTGTCGTCGGTGAGGCTCCCGGAGGTGCTGCCTCTGGCGATCCGGTCGGGATGGATCCCGAGTCGGCCGCGGAGCGGGCCGAACACCTGGGCATCGAGGACCTGCCCGACGTCGAGCCCATCCGCAACATCGCCCCCGACGGTTCCGGCCTGCGGGTGCTGGCCGAGTGCATGGCCGATAAGGGCTACGACTACACCATGGATCCGAGCGGCGAGGCGGTCAACATCGACCTGCAGGGCTTCAGCGAGGAGCAGCACAATCTAGACACCTACATCTGCGAAATGCAGTACCCGGTCGAGACGCGGTTCCGGGGCGAGAACGGTGAGCGCGAGTGGCGGCTCATCTATGACCACTTCGCCGAGGAGTACATCCCGTGTGTGCGCGAGCAGGGCTATGTCGTGCAGCCCGTGCCGACCGTCGAGTCCTATCTTGAGGGGATCCGGGCCGGCCGGGTGCCACACACACCGGTCACCGAGGTGTGGGACCAGGTGCAGGTCGATGTTGACGCGGGACGGTATGGCTCGGTGGACGAGTTCCACCGCACCCTCTGCCGGGACACCGTGGATCTGGACGTGTTGTTCCCGGCCGGAGAGAGGTGACGCGTGGTTGCCAACCGGACGGTGGTCGCGGCATACGCGGTCCTGGTGGCCGCCCTCGCGGCGTGCACTTCGGAGCCTCCGGATGAGGCCGCCGGGGTCTCGGCGACCGGCGTCTCGCACGAGCAGCAGATGCGGGAGATGGCCGAGGAGTTCGGCGTCACCGACCCGCCGGAGGTCGAGGTGGTCCGCGAGGTCTCGCCCGACGAGAGCGTCATCGTCGTCGCAGCCTGCATGGAAGACGCCGGATGGCACTCGGAGGTCGTCGACGGCGCTGCCGGGTATGACTACCGGGCCGAGCCCGCAGCTCGCTGACCGAGTTGCTCCGGCAGTGGCAGCACGCGGCACTGGTGACGGAGTGACGGTCCGCGAAACCTTTATCAAAATTCGGGTTGGACCGACGAAACCACTACGAAATTAGGGGGCGGTGAGCCAGTCGCTGAGCACCGAGGCTGCGCGGGTGCCGTCGTGGTTGCGGCGCGCCCAGGCCGGACCCTGTGCGGCCAGCGAGGAGTATGCCGTGCGGTCGCGGATGACCTCTCGCAGCACCTCCTCGAGGGTGGCGGGGTCGGCCTCGACCACGGGTGGGGCAAGGCTCTCGTCGTCGAGACGGGTCATCAGCTCACGCACGTGGGGCAGCAGGTGGGCGATCACCAGCCGACCCGCCGCCGTCGCCTCGGCGGTCAGGGTCGCGGGGTTGCCGAGCACGATCTGGTCGATCACGACGTCGGCATCCTGCAGGAAGGTCGGCATCTCGTCGTTGGGCACCCCCTGGAGCCTGCGATAGGTCACCAACCCCTCGCCCTCGAGTCGGTGCAGCACCTGCTCGACCGCGTCGGTGCCCTTCAGCCGTGGGTTGGTGGGCGCGTGCAGCACCACGGGTCGGTCCCGCTCGAGGACCCGGACAGCGGGCCCGCCGGCCGGGACGGCGAACCGGTCGACGTCGACGACGATCGGCAACATGGTCGCGCCCGGCACGAAGTCCAGCATGTCGGGTGTCGGCACGAAGACCGGCCCGTCAAAGTCCGCCACGATGGCCCGGGTGTGCTCCACCGTGGCCTGCATCCGCTCCCACCGCTCGTCCCACTCGCCATGGAACGGAGAGTGGGGATAGGTCTCCGCGTGCCGACGCAGGTCGCGCATCTCGGATCCGTGGATCAACAGCCCGACATCGACTCCGGCAGCACGCAGCCGGGGGAGGTCCTCGATGATCGTCCGGTCGAGAGGCTGGTCGAGGACTGCCCGCCCCGACTCGGCCAGCACGTGCGTCAGGGCCAGCACCCGCTCCTGGTAGGGCCGCATGCCCCGCAGCTGGACCTTCCTGCTCAGGAACCAGTCCGTCTCGTAGCCATAGCCGGTGAAGCCCCGAACTCGTCGCTCCACGGTCAGGCTGCGCGCCTCGACTCCTGGCACCTTGTCCGCGGCACGCGCCCAGCGCTGCGCCTGTCCGGCCGTGTTCAGCGGACCGATCAGCAGGCGACGCGAGGTGGGCCCGAATCCACTCAGCTTCCTGGCCTGGCGCTCGGCACTGAGCCGCAGGACCGCCTCACCCGCGGCGTGCACGGGACCCGGGAGTGCCTGATAGGTGCGATACGCCCAACTCGCGGGTCCTCGCAGCGCAGCCACAGACCGAGACTACCTGCCCCACGTAGGATGCGAGCCGTGACTGACACCCGCCCCCGACTGCTCATCCTGTCCTTCTCGCAGCTCTATCGGGACGCGCGGCTGCTCCGTCAGATCAACCTCTTCTCGACGGAGTTTGCCGTCACGACCTGTGGTTATGGCCCCGCTCCCGAGGGCGTCGTGGCGCACCACGAGATCCCATCTCACCTCACGGCTCGGCAGCTGGACCGCAAGCTGTTGGTGGCGCGGCGCTATCAGCAGGCCTACGACCGGCTGCCGATCACCCGCCAGGTCCGGGGCATGCTCGGCAGCAGTGAGTTCGATGTGATCCTGGCCAACGACGTCGACGCCGTTCCCATCGCCGTCGGCCTCCAACCCGTCGGCGGGATTCATGCCGATCTCCACGAGTACGCCACACGCCAGCAGGAGGAGTTCTGGAGGTTCCGGTGGTTCATCGCTCCCTACCTGGCCTTCCTGATCCGCACCTACGTCCGGCAGGCCGACTCCGTCACCACGGTCGGTGCCAAGCTGGCGCAGCAGTATGAGGAGGAGTTTGGGGTCCCGTGCGGGGTCGTGCTGAACGCACCGCACCGGGCGGACCTTCCGGTGGGTCAGGTCGGGGACCCGATCAGACTCGTGCACGCCGGGGGCGCCACTCCCGCTCGGTTGGACACGATGCTGGCCGCGATGGATCTCGTGACCACTGACACCACCCTCGACCTTTTTCTCGTCGACTCCGGGGGTGGGTATGTCGAGCAGGTACGCCAGCGTTACGTGGGACACCCGCGAGTCTCGGTGCATGAGGCCGTGCCGACGAACGAGCTGGTCGCCACGCTGAACGCGTTTGATGTGGGGATCCACATCCTACCGCCGATCTCGTTCAACCACCGTTATGCGATGCCCAACAAGCTCTTTGACTTTGTCCAGGCACGCCTAGGGGTGCTGACCGGCCCCAGCCCCGAGATGGCTGCCCTCGTGCGCGAGCACGACATCGGATTCGTCACCTCCGACTTCACCCCGGAGTCGGTGGCCCAGCAGATCGATGCGCTGACTCCCCAGGTTGTGCAGACCGCCAAGGAACACAGCGACCACGCGGCCCAGTTCCTCTGCGCAGAGGAGCAGGTCGTGGGGTGGGTCGCTCCGGTGAAGGCGCTGGCCGAGCAGGCGGCCACCCGCGGCCAGGTGGCGCACGACACGCCTGACCAGAAGGGCTGACGGATGCTCTCCCTGTTCCGCACCGTGCGGCAACTGTTGGCCGTGCTGCCGGCAGGCACGCGCCGATTCATCATCGTCTTCGCCGTGCTGCAGAGTCTCCTGGCGGTGCTCGACGTGGCAGCGCTCGGTCTGCTTGCGGTCACCCTGGCCCCGATGCTCACGGGCAACGAGATGACCCTGCCCGTGGTGGGGACGCTGAGCGAGCCAGGCGACTTCCGCAACATCCTGATCCTCGTCGGACTTCTGATCATCCTCAAGAGCGTTCTGGCCATCGGCCTGCAGTACTGGGCCACTCGCCGGTTTGCGCGCTTCGAGCAGGTGCTCGGCGCGCGGTTGCTGGAGACCACCTTCAAGGCGCCGTGGATCGAACGGCTGACTCGCAACTCCAATGATCTGGTGCGGGCCACGGACGTCGGCGTGGGCGCCACGGTCGCCGGGGTGCTGATCCCCTTTGCCCAGCTGTCCGGTGAGCTCTTCACGTTCCTGGCGGTGCTGATCGTGCTCGTGGTCGCCGAGCCGCTGCTGGCCACGGCCACGATCATCTACTTCGGCCTGGTGGCCTCCGTGCTCTACGTCTGGGTCCTGCGCAAGGCTGTCAAGGCGGGTCAGGACAACCGGACCTACTCCAACAAGGCGGTGCGCCTGCTCAGCGAGATGGTGCACTCTCTTAAGGAGGTCACCCTCCGCAACAAGTCCTCCGAGGTCGCCGAGGTCGTCCTCTCAGTGCGCAAGCGGGCGTCGGAGGCCAGAGCCAACCAGAGCTTCCTCGGGGCCATCCCGCGATACGTCCTGGAGGCCGGGCTCATCGGTGGGCTCGGCATCGGGGGCGCCATCGGATGGTTCCAGGCGTCTGCAGCCGGGGATGCCAACCCGGTCAATGGTGCGCTGGCCGCAGTCGCGTTGTTCGGTGTCGCGGGCTTCCGCATCGTCCCCTCGCTGACCCGCTTCCAGACCATCATGGGTCAGACGGGCGCCAACCTGCCGTTCGCTCAGGACGTGATCAAGGAGATCGGGCGCGGCCAGCGTTATGTTGCAGCGGAGCAGGCCGCCGGTGACACCAACCTGCCCGAGGGCGTGCACTCGCTGAGGCTGGACCATGTGACGTTTTCCTATCCCGACACCGAGGTGCCCGCAGTGCGGGACGTCAGTCTCGAGCTGCCGTTCGGGCACACCCTGGCGCTGGTCGGCGCCTCGGGGTCCGGCAAGACCACGCTGGTCGACATCATCCTCGGGCTGCTGATCCCGCAGGAAGGGCAGGTGCTGGTGGGGGAGACGCCGCTCCCGCAGGTGCTCCAGGGCTGGCGTCGTCGCGTGGGCTACGTCCCCCAGGACGTCTCCCTCTTCGATGCTTCCGTCGCCCGCAACGTCGCGCTGAGCTGGAAGGACGATCAGGTTGATGAGGACGCGGTCCGTCGTGCCCTGGCCCGGGCCCAACTGCTCGACGTCGTCGAGTCCCGACCCGGCGGCATCCACGGCAAGGTGGGGGAGCGGGGCCTCAACCTCTCCGGCGGTCAGCGACAGCGGCTCGGGGTGGCCCGCGCGCTCTACACCGACCCGCTCGTGCTGGTAATGGACGAGGCCACCTCGGCCCTGGACACCTCCACCGAAGCTGCCGTCACGTCCGCGATCCGTGAACTGGCCGGCGAGGTCAGCGTCATCGTGGTTGCACACCGACTGGCCACCATCCGACACAGCGAGCAGGTCTGCTTCATGCGCGACGGGCGCATGATCGCCAACGGCACCTTCGATGAGGTCGTCGCGGCCGAGCCCGACTTTGCCCAGCAGGCCGCCCTGGCCGGACTCACCGGGAAGAGCTCATGAGCTCACCGAGCACCGACGACACGGGGCCGATCCCGACCGTCCTGCACGTGCCCGCGGACGAGTTGGTCCACCTGCCGTCCGTCTCTGGCCGCCCGCCCCGGGTGGCAGTCCTGGTCTATCGAGACCCCGACACCGACTCACGCGTCCTCAAGACCACTGCAACACTGCGCGATGCCGGCGCGGACGTGCTCATCATCGGGTCCACCCCGCGGGGGTCGGAGCGTCCGCCCGGTCACGCGACCGGCCCGGACGGGCTGCCGATCTATCGTGCTCCGGACCTGGACCTGGTCCGGTCCTTCTCCGCCGCCGCGAGGGTATGGCGCCGCTTGCGTGGGCGGGACCCCAAGACGGGGGCGGTGCTCACCGAGGCGCACCAGCAGGACTCAGGTGCGCAGGAGGCTGCTGCCCCGGCGACCCGCACCCCACCGACAGCCGAGGACCAAGGGGCCCCCCGGCATACGTCAGATGTCGTTGTCCCGCAGTCCTTTCTGACTCGCGCCAAGACCTTAGCGGTCGATGCCTACATGCGGACCTACCAGGCCGGGCGCCTTAGCTACTATTGGCTCGGTGCGGTGCGCGAGACGCGCCGCTTCGCCCCCGACGCCGTGCACGCCAACGACGGCAACACGCTCGCCCCCGCGATGCTGCTCAAGGTCCTCGATGGCGCTCGGATCGTCTATGACTCCCACGAGCTGTGGCTGCGTCGCAACGTGCGCCAGGACCGGTGGTTCGCCCCGGCGGTCGAGGCGCTGACCGAGCGCGTCGGTGTCGCCATGTCCGACGGCATCATCACCGTCTCGCCGTCGATCGTGCGCTGGCTGCAGGACACCTACCGCCTGCGCGCCGCCCCGAGCCTGGTGCGCAACATCCCGCTGCGCGAGGGTGCTCCGCCGGACCCCGCCGACGGGCGGCTGCGCGAGCTCACCGGGCTGAGGCCGGGGGACCGGATCGTCTCCTATGTCGGTGGCATCACCAGCGGGCGCGGCCTTGAGGAGACGGTCGAGGCGCTGACCCTGCTGCCGGACCA
Encoded here:
- a CDS encoding glycosyltransferase; protein product: MSDPRGPRVALVSRIFAPEAAAATFRLAALVRGLVARGAEVEVLTARAPAGLQTPEEDRLPGVRVRRAPVLRDATGYVRGYLPYLSFDLPAAARLLLTPRPDVVVVEPPPTTGAVVRVVTGLRSLVGGRIPYVYYAADVWSDASESVGAPGVVVSVLRALEKFALRGARDVVAVSQGVAERVRELGADPVTVVRNGIDTEVFTPHGPSPADAPTGPFLVYAGTASEWQGAEVFAEAMRLVLAQVPGARLVMLGQGSSWPALTRLAGTVPPGTIELRPLVPPEEAAAWQRAAAGALVSIKPGLGYDFAYPTKVLAALACGTPVVYAGPGPARADLSEHDLGEAVDYDVPAVADAMVRALLAQPTGAERERLAGWVVEHRSLARTGAEAAQVVLRLAD
- a CDS encoding glycosyltransferase is translated as MSSPSTDDTGPIPTVLHVPADELVHLPSVSGRPPRVAVLVYRDPDTDSRVLKTTATLRDAGADVLIIGSTPRGSERPPGHATGPDGLPIYRAPDLDLVRSFSAAARVWRRLRGRDPKTGAVLTEAHQQDSGAQEAAAPATRTPPTAEDQGAPRHTSDVVVPQSFLTRAKTLAVDAYMRTYQAGRLSYYWLGAVRETRRFAPDAVHANDGNTLAPAMLLKVLDGARIVYDSHELWLRRNVRQDRWFAPAVEALTERVGVAMSDGIITVSPSIVRWLQDTYRLRAAPSLVRNIPLREGAPPDPADGRLRELTGLRPGDRIVSYVGGITSGRGLEETVEALTLLPDHVHLVLLGFGSAEYVDGLVALAAERGVGERMHLAGQVPGPQVPQTLADADVAVVFVRPIVLSYLYSLPNKLFESIHAGLPIVAADLPDTAAVVREHGVGEVFDARTPAELAEAISDVLADPAAFRAASRRAAERLDWRFEAHELTDLYARVLRGARRGR
- a CDS encoding zinc metalloprotease, which codes for MFGARRRRQREMERRLRELDWLDQNYGLGYLPPVPPPPPRKDPSRLAGAIALVIVAGVTTSAVFAMQPGIFPDRVHELLGTSPERLLPARDIPSGPGEFSFMATQPESDDPVGYDPCQVIEVALNVEGAPEDAQHLVETAIDNTSQATGLRFEFIGTTEDRDFENMGMDDPVLVMWSDEDEAPDLAEEIAGVGGSYRVSPFGGGKQRYVTGFVILDRDAYDDMRSGAMRQAIVDHEFGHLVGLGHVDDPRQLMHERGGFVTAYGDGDLAGLAQLGAIDCR
- a CDS encoding DnaJ family domain-containing protein; its protein translation is MSTPTGAGPERETGHVGRESDESPVTEQVQRVREAERRGQAGEARPRMNVQQIHSWVDLEIQQALRRGEFDNLPGAGQPLKNLDQNDPDWWLKGLIEREKLDLSAALPTVMALRQERRSFPESLARISDEVAVRERLADYNARVLEDRRKPVVGPNSPAVAGRVDVDEMVAQWRELRADRERRISEMVEPAVDPERAAEDTRTRWSPGGVMAGVAVVLLLMALLLWVLL
- a CDS encoding methyltransferase domain-containing protein, which encodes MSAVWDPGLYLRYADERGRPFTDLVSRITGDADTVVDLGCGPGQLTPVLRARWPEAQITGLDFSAEMIAQAQEHNSDPRATYAVADAVTWHPDGLVDVLVSNAMLQWIPDHADLLQPWTEHIAPGGTLAFQVPGNFDAPSHQLLWEIAARPAYASFTAELGPRAATRDPADYLGLLSRPGWSVDAWETTYLHVLAGDDPVFEWISGTGARPVLQALPADVRSLFERDYKAALRAAYPRRDHGTVLPFRRIFVVAHRSGL
- a CDS encoding glycosyltransferase family 4 protein → MTDTRPRLLILSFSQLYRDARLLRQINLFSTEFAVTTCGYGPAPEGVVAHHEIPSHLTARQLDRKLLVARRYQQAYDRLPITRQVRGMLGSSEFDVILANDVDAVPIAVGLQPVGGIHADLHEYATRQQEEFWRFRWFIAPYLAFLIRTYVRQADSVTTVGAKLAQQYEEEFGVPCGVVLNAPHRADLPVGQVGDPIRLVHAGGATPARLDTMLAAMDLVTTDTTLDLFLVDSGGGYVEQVRQRYVGHPRVSVHEAVPTNELVATLNAFDVGIHILPPISFNHRYAMPNKLFDFVQARLGVLTGPSPEMAALVREHDIGFVTSDFTPESVAQQIDALTPQVVQTAKEHSDHAAQFLCAEEQVVGWVAPVKALAEQAATRGQVAHDTPDQKG
- a CDS encoding Gfo/Idh/MocA family protein — encoded protein: MSGADVTGQGPAIPEGQPIRMGLIGLGAMGRHHARVIREVEGMELVAVADANGDKHGVARELKVLPDVQSLIGAGIDAAMVAVPTYLHEQVGLALAAAGVHAMIEKPIAATVEEGERVAAAFADASLVGCVGFVERCNPALLEMRRRIEAGELGEVYQITTSRQGPFPARIADVGVVKDLATHDVDLTSWIAQSPYATVSAQVTHRSGREHEDMVVAAGRLANGIIVNHVVNWLSPLKVRETVATGEKGSFIANTLSGDLTFVANGDVRSDWDRVTVFRGVSEGDSIRYAIAKREPLRVEQENFRDRLWGRESEAVSMSEGVHALRVVEAMLESANSGTTVAL
- a CDS encoding ABC transporter ATP-binding protein translates to MLSLFRTVRQLLAVLPAGTRRFIIVFAVLQSLLAVLDVAALGLLAVTLAPMLTGNEMTLPVVGTLSEPGDFRNILILVGLLIILKSVLAIGLQYWATRRFARFEQVLGARLLETTFKAPWIERLTRNSNDLVRATDVGVGATVAGVLIPFAQLSGELFTFLAVLIVLVVAEPLLATATIIYFGLVASVLYVWVLRKAVKAGQDNRTYSNKAVRLLSEMVHSLKEVTLRNKSSEVAEVVLSVRKRASEARANQSFLGAIPRYVLEAGLIGGLGIGGAIGWFQASAAGDANPVNGALAAVALFGVAGFRIVPSLTRFQTIMGQTGANLPFAQDVIKEIGRGQRYVAAEQAAGDTNLPEGVHSLRLDHVTFSYPDTEVPAVRDVSLELPFGHTLALVGASGSGKTTLVDIILGLLIPQEGQVLVGETPLPQVLQGWRRRVGYVPQDVSLFDASVARNVALSWKDDQVDEDAVRRALARAQLLDVVESRPGGIHGKVGERGLNLSGGQRQRLGVARALYTDPLVLVMDEATSALDTSTEAAVTSAIRELAGEVSVIVVAHRLATIRHSEQVCFMRDGRMIANGTFDEVVAAEPDFAQQAALAGLTGKSS
- a CDS encoding TA system VapC family ribonuclease toxin, which produces MPDQPGELFELPDVNVLVALTNPSHQHHGAAHSWLSRVERFATTPITESGLVRLLLNRSVTGQEVTGRQAVDLLHRLRAHQRTTFLPDDSTLASAVIDLAGLGGHTQTTDFHLVNLAAAHGGVLTTFDGRLPKQLTGQDQRHVRVL